ttggagtagaaggaatggaatgcgcaaggcaaaggtataacctagggcatttcatttcaccggtcataggtgtgtagagaactttatgaccgggtttaggatagatggccgtactatcaagaggagcaaacttatttgcatatcggtcatttagtgtcactcgagtgatctaactttgcatcgttgctaggatcgagtggcgtggcaagttgagtggctaatcccttagaaaatgtttgtgaaaagctaacatacatacacatggtggtgtacacttggtggtgttggcatgtTTACAaaagagaagaagttggagttgatgtggatcaactcggtaagGAAAAGGTTTCAAAACTTCACCAGCAGAGTATTCGTCCGTaaagtgcggacagtctgacggtgccaccgacaccctgtacagaaaagatagcgtttcacagagtgcatcggacactggtcacgcagtgaccggacgctggggtcctatgtccggtcagtggcagcagcgaaggcacaggcatcggtcttcgaccggacactgggtcacttcatgaccggacgctgggtgcttgTGTTCGGTCCCACTGACGTAGCGGCATAGTGAAGAGGAGAAAGGACTGTAAGGTGTACCCTTTTTGTGCTCCAACGACTTCTTCCTCTCTAGGGTCGCAAAACTTATGGTGACTTCCTATTCTCTAGGGTTTCTTTATTTCACCTTAGCGTGTTTCCGAGGTTAGAACTTTGATTGTTATCAAGAATTTTAGGAAATGAAATCCTTGGGCACTTTCTATCTTCTGGCGAATAGTCCGGTTCACTCGGCGGATAGTCCGATTGTCTCTAGAGAATTAGCAACTATGCAGGATCCAGTTATCTGATTGGCGGACGATCCATGGCAACGACAAACTCTCCGTCAGTTCTCGATCTATAAATAGGCCGACAGGGTCAGTGGGGGTCACTTATTTCCCTTTTTCTACCCGACCATGTCGCTATCGTCCACATCGTCGTCGCCTGCGCCATCTCCCTTGCCGTGCATATGCTCCGTGTGGTCCTTGGCAGTTCTAAGGCTTCCACGTGCACTTCAACATGGTGGGAGGGTAAGTTTCAATCCCTATTTTCCTTTGTACTTTATTTTATCCCTTTGCTTCACCTAGGGTTACTTCGGTTTCGCATTCGGTTAGGGTTAGCACCAAATCGCCTTGGGGTTTTGTTGAGTACCTTCTATAGTATACTTTTGCTTGGATTGATGAGGTAGTATTGCTTGGTTGCGAGGATTTGATGGTGCCAAACTCCTGTGGTTAATGTGGTTGCTCCTGTGGTTCCTGACTCTATCGAATTGTCTGAAGCTCGGGCGAAATGTTCTGATGGCGTGCTTAGTCACTTAAAAATCCTTTCGGCACTAGCTGTGATTCTAATGGATCATCTGTGAGCTTCGCGGACACTCCGGTAGCTCGTCTATAGCTAGTAAATGTTCTCTGTGTAGATTCTATAAATTGACGGAAGGTTCTAGTAGGCTGGCGGGATATTCCAGTGTTGATAGCTTGCTCTCAGGTGTAACTACTTCTACCTACAATTGCGCGGACGGATGGTCCGTGGACCATGACGAACACTCCATTAGTGCCTATCCTATATTGAATTAGCTCTAACTTGTTCCAATGGTTGTCTAAGCTTATAGATACCTATTAGGTGTAGTGTAGGGCATATATACAGGCTGTAGACTGCATTGTTACTCCGTTCCTACACTTGTGCTCATGTCTACTCCCAATTCCTATTTTGCTTATTGGGGTCTATCATTTCCAAGTACGGCACCTTCTCCATGATTTGTTTATTTCCAGTCTCTCTTGGGTATTCATGGATTGTTAATCTTGAGTTTCTTCATGCTGATGTAGGTCTAGTGCAGGTCCTAGTAATTGGGTGGAGAGAGTTGTCTTGGTGCCTTCTTCGGATGAGTGTGATGATGAAGGGGTACTTCCAAAGGATCGCTACTACTGGGTTGCAGCTGAGTAGAGCAAATCGGCATTGTCCAGGCACTTTGGACAAAGCAAGGGATTCTCTAGTTCCATTCTTCGAGACATTCAGTCAGTACCGGCTGTACCATGGGGGCATTGATGCTACGCCAATGCACACTGAGTAGCAATGGCTAAGCTAGCCTTGTCTTGAGATTTTTGTGTACATGAACAGCTTGGTTGATTCTCTCAAAGCTATGGGTTGGAAGAAAATCTTGGAGTTCCGACAGGACTCGAACGAGGCCGTCATTCGGcaattgttgacggtagttaccatCCGTCATAAATCGTCAACATACCTTGAAATCatacatgaaaatgatcaccaacatagacttagggatataaactgacaatttccatgagttttgataaatctatgttttcagcagggtttatctagaaaaccatcaaggggggtCAAATCGACAAATTTAATCGCACTTATCTGCAGCGAAAATAATcttagaaggttctagaagactcgagaggacaccacaccgaagcgaaggcggaggtgctgccaggtggggccaaccagcccctagggcccacctgtcagcccccgttcatatgtcagttctccaccgccttaaggattgcatctacgccgtttattcaagttggtttgatccaagggcttaggattgatgctccggcctatatatattagCCCCTACCCCCCTTCCTCAGGGAGATCGGCCATAAGTCAAGAGTAGaatagaaattagggtttctagagagaagagaatagagctctaattcttcaaagttctagtataggctagctagcaaggttcgagtagagtgtgggctattgctcacGATTCCGGATTCGCTGTCTGGAGGTCGGTATATCTATTGTATCCCTcttttatttatgactttgtgataCTTCAAtaatatgttgctatttattatgttcctagtttgctctacttatatacttgatatagtcatgattgatgatgaatttatacatatgttcgcaaagcacttagctcaatactcgagtgagttaagtggtcgacattatgtaagcgagatgcttaaatattgtttacctgcggatgcacTCTACATCTTGGTCatatggtagatcgtggatgtgacactcccgttgagttctttatagtccactccccatttgtagagcaagtagaacctgGTTACGAAGGGAGTCAAactctattcttgatcttccttagtaatgttccttatgcatagatccaaagttaattatgctatagatgagagtgtatatacttgggtgtataaaagacttagtaaataaggaatgacttaggaatcttttgctctaaactaatctcctgcctagccatagTACATTTATAAGTATCTATTCCTATCTCTAGATTACTATCaataccttacacttatcatttatttatcatttgacttacccctgctataGCATGAGAGTTAATAATCTTATCATAAGTAtttatatttgtcaatatctctagccactccatcgctcctccctgtggataaaatataaataacgatacctagtatactcctaggtgaaatgctataatggtatattatctgtgcgcttacagATACttaatacatatatacatataattacaagtgttcttaataattaccaacaatgtatttctagcatcattgctagggatgacaacttagtaaagaagtgatgctaagaaatgtcaacagcaaCTCTATGCCACGTTGGAGGTTCGTGCTCAGAAAGAGAAACTTGTCTAGATGATGGGTACAACTAAGTACAAGGCTACATTCAAGGATCTTGTAGCTACAGTGAAGTTGAGCTATGAAGGTATGAAGCGGGGCAAGTTGGTTACCCATCTTCCAAGGTTGAGAGCAAATGAGGTAGCCTGCTTTCGTTATCCTGAGACATCTGAGTATGGTCGACGGGGAAACTTGAGGAGGCTTCCTAAGGTGATCCTTGAGATCCAAAGGCATACCATTATGCCTATTGTTGAGTGGGAcgatgtaacaccctggtgttacattataatgttttgctgaaacatttcgtaagcatctgatTTGTGTGCATTTGGGTATAATAGGCCTTATAATCCATGTTTGGCTTTGAAACATTTTCACGAAACGGTAAAGCATAAGGTTATGTTCGTGTCACATAATGCGTGTATTATCTTAATCGAAATTCTGTTAACGCAAAATGTTATAAAACGTTTTGCGAATGGCGATAAAAAGTTGCAGTGGATGACATGGACGGCTAGCGCGTACGTCCCGGGGGTTGGGTTTGGGGTTTCAACGCAAAACCTTTCAAATCGATGTCCTCCACGTAAGTGtttgaagtggtcgacgaagccacctttggcaTTAGTTGTAGAACAAATGGCTTAAGGAGTAGCGCAATGTCGCGACTGTGGGTGATGGCTCGGTGCACCCCTTTTCGCATCGAGCAATTAGATTAGCGTTTAGAACATGGTGTACGCattttctagctgctttaaaagTCGTGCACGCCACCTGGCTGAGCTCTGGGCATGGTCACCACCCTGTTTGGCTTGCCAGCGCGCTCTGCCGCGTGGGCCAGAGCCACTGCCGCGCCCGGCTGTGCTCGCTGCACCGTGCACGCGCATGACCCACGCATCTTGGCCACCTACTCGCTGCTGCCCGCCTATGCGCTCTgccccgctgctgctcgcctgccgCCATGTCTGGCTCGCCCTGCGCGCCGACACAGGCCACGTTTTCCTTGCCACCGAGACATGACGCGCACGTCTTGCTCTGCTCTGCTTTGGCCAGGAGCGCCCGGTCCCACGCTGCACGTCGCCTGTCGCCACGGCGGTTCTGCGCCGTTGACATCGCCTTGGCTGTTTGTGCATTGGACGATGGTCTGCCCGCCGTCACCTCGCGTCGCACTTGCACTGTGGACCTTGTCGGATGCTGCCCGCTGCGTCGCCGTATCATTGATTCGTCGGCTTGCTGCCATGCCTTGCTGGCTAGCGCCTGGAGCCATGCCCTACTATTTCCCCATGGCCGTGCAGGTTAGTAATTGCATTGGCGACCACCGTAGGTCCGAGCCATGCCGCGCTAGGATCTCCCCTGTCTCCACTGTCTCGTTGCCGCCGAAGCAATTTTCCCTAATTCACCTTAACCATAGCCGTAGGTCTCATTTCGCCTTAGGCATGGCTCCATTAGGCGTCTAGCTACGCCCCATCCCCACCTTGCTGTGGGTGTCCTTGCACATGATCAGAATTTCATAATTCCGCATCATCGGCTCCATAAGATCGAACCGACGTCCTCCAACGGCGAGCCAGCCCCGTAGTGCATCTCGTATCGATTTAGTGCACCCACAATCTCGCCATATCCTCCTAAGCACCCTGCGCACCTTAGTCGTAGCATCGTAGCAGGCCAGCCCCATCGCCGCGGTAGTGCCCCCGTCGGTCACCACCGCACCGCCGCGAGCtcacgtggccagccttgcttAGACCGCCTCCAACCAAACCGTCAATGCAAGGGTGTCGGTGAGTACTCCCTGGTGCTCGCTAGCTTGTGCGTTGGCCTCGCCTTCGCTGTTGCTCACGGGAACGCGCTCGCCTTTGCAGGTCAGGAGCCACCACCAGGGAGGGAGTTTGTGCCTGCATCCCTGCTCGTCGTGTCGCCTGCAGTAGAGTCTATGTGCTATCCAGGTACctatcgaccccttaggtagGCAGTAGGGGTTCAGGTGAGGTCAGCATGGTCGCCCGGTGCCATGCCGTCATGCCGGTGCGTGCCCTGGGGGCCAGGGACCTCCTtgcggtgaagaagaagaagtgggagGGTGCAGATGTAAAACGGTAGACTAGCGAAACAGTACCATAGAGCTCGTAGCAAATACCGAGTTCGTCGGGGGTGTTTGTGCATTTTTGCCGACGCGCGCAGGCCTTCCCCTTCGCGGGCCGTTGGCCATCTGGGCCGTGCCTCCACGTGGGCCGCGTGCTGGACTGCTGTCACGTGCGGGCAGGATAACGCGCTGGACTGGGCTGCGCGTGGTGGGCTGGCAAAAGAGGATTCGATTTTCATTAATTCCTAGAAtttgaaatgcttatttatttccTGTTATGAATACAACttcgataaattgtagtaaattgcatGATTGTCCAATAATAGCGAagctaagtttgttaggttcgtaaAAATGtcgtctacctgttagtatagttagttcaccattagctgttaggatggtaggctcataagcttgaagtagagagcttagcggtatatcgattTTTAATTGTaggatttgttgtggtaaaccgacaatagctttagctttgaaatcgtttCAGTAGGTAccttaggcatttatatacttgctgtaaaaatggtaaccatagaacgagtcgtttaatggcgtagttattatccttgctttccaATATGTATCGTGAACTGGCATTAGGGGTATGAATATCCATAGTCATcgtaagaaatgtaggacacgttcatacttgttagtagtactggtatgtagcttagactttagtgggtagacctcacttagtaatttaatagaagtacttttgcattgagaattgttgttgccatagtgttaatcattgcatcgtcatttcatgtagatcacgaacaggtagacttcataCCCGTCGATGAtctggagtacgacgaggtgatcgaggagtacgaggaggagcttttcacataggagggagcccaggagcctgttggtactgactttgctgacccggcacctgcccaaggcaagccccgatgcataacccctattctCAAATGATCACCGAATATATTTATATgctatgcatttacgttataggcattttatggaaactacatgcataaatatatccaccatgagtcctactagtacaagtcgagtagctgctatgctcaggatgtcggtagcgtgagtaacctgccgttactcgcaaataggagattaaactatgatatcatgatgaaataatggaaaggaaaatggtgaccagatagggatgtggatttggtactggtgggtgtgaggggttgtgtcctacggccaatagggcatagcttggttatactttttccctatctgtgtcgattaaggaccggtcgttgcatatgactctaggcaagtcacagattattgtcccgagcacatacttgggtatgggcgtagggaagacttgctgctctcttgtcgcggatctggctctttccggaccgactgatcagaagaggaggtggtggaggtccttgcaccgcactgagtctaggactcagaggcgggggcttggagtccaagtttggacggggacctggacacccgggacaggagagtggtgggttagtcctgcttgtgcctggggtacaagcggggcgtgtgtcttcggggcacccagctgggcatattgattcatgaatcgccaggttatccggtacggcttgtctgcggtttagcaccgtagtaagaactggaagtggaaaaagagaaggaacagtatcgattgctcaactcttgcttgaaagtagaacaggtgcttatatagattgactagctaaaaacttaatacggctgatgataataatgcatcaataaggactcactattagtattgctttttgctaaaagagaaccagcaaaccataaagcctagcatattccttggagtcaggaaagtattcccactggtcggataagtcttgcgagtacattgtgtactcagggtttatttacccctgttgcaggtgatgcttgaggagtaccttgtgtggaggattcttctggtgggctcagacgcaATCTTCGTTAtcatatcgctagatgttatcttttaatattccgctatttaccattccgcactctgtatttggtattgtaataatatactttttaagaaactctaatgtatgagatggacttgtgttgtaactcttTATTATTATTGagtccttgggaaaaatgtggatctttcgggttctccctcggggtgtgcccgacggataccgctcgtggtagtggctttcagggtgcttagtgtctggtggaagatgagcacctctgtaagtatgctatttcgggtggttctgccacagttggtaccagagccaataatggtcacgagttcctcactcttttacaaaactaaaagttgaccaataaaagttttgcgaaaaataggatgcgattaagtaagttatataagtataagccctagctatatggtatatctaggatagcggcactggttttacctaatcatttttctgcaggtacactgacttacgttgcgtaagaaatcgtttagtatatggaaagtgagtgtgcgatgtgccaaaaattttacgaacgccgctatattccggctggagtgaacgtataggtcgaagcatgcatcatttAATAGCATCTTATttgaactaggaatccccctcacgtataatgaaagtagaAAATGGGTAGGACTAACTTAATGAATACTTTAATAAATGTGATGCTATCTCTTTAATCCCTAGATTCGAATCGGGagggtgtcctaatggatggttcgtatctcttacagatgaatctgaggtccagacgtgggagcaccagtttaggagtggccaacgagggccatggtgacagtgctcgggcctttgagcgtgacaacgagggagctcgagaggttccacctttggttcctcatcctttcctgccgccaccaccacctccgccgcTGTCCACCatggaggtcatggtggagttgttggctgctcgtcggGAGTCAGCCGTGGCTCGACAGGAGACTGCTCAGGCCTTAGAGATTATGGCGCAGGCCAtcgcgggtctcgcccgtggaggccctggaggcaacggtgggaatgggggtggtgctcgctgTCCTGAGGggcagtcctcttaccaggacttcctcaagacccacccgcccacgttCACACCGTCGGACGATCCATTGGAGGcgaagcactggcttcgcacgctggagcaAAAGTTTCGACTGgtcggagtggccaacgagcagaaggtgcactttgcgtcccagcagcttttggggtccataggtgcctggtgggagactttcctaGCCATAGAGCTATCGGATCACCCAGCaacgtggcaggagttctccaccgccttccacgagttcttcatacctgctggcgTTATCCACccgaaggtgaccgagttcatggagttGCGTCAGGGGAGTAGGACGGGAATGGAGTATGTGAGTCAGttcaaccacttggctcagtatgctggtagtcaggtggacacggatgacaagaagaaggatcatTTCTTTCAtggtctcactcctgctcttcaggagaaactatacctagggaactatcagacctttagggctctgatgaacgccgtcattgctcttgagggttttcagcagGCATCTTAGGCGGATTGGAAGCGGGTGGCAGCTagatcctccagccaccctcatacttaGAAGGTGCAAATTATAGGTGGGGGTCCTATCAATCATCTGGCGGGCCTCCATTCCAGTCACCCCAGCAGACCTCACAGACTTccgctactcagtacaaggcacctcagcagcaAGTGCAGCCCTAGTAGACTcagggatagcaggtcccacctcgtcagggattcggaaacaagcctagtgcttgtttcaagtgtggcaaggatggccactatgctagGGAGTGCCCTCAGCAACAGACAGCTCAGCCGTCTCAGCCATCTGCAAATTCCAGGCTAATTAAGAGGACTTTCATTAAGAGGAAGGTGCCTagcagatctggtcaggtgcacttcatggatgctcagcaggttgtgcatcaggagacagttatggctggtatgtttaccatcgaatctcatccagctttggtgttgtttgattctggtgcatcgcattcctttatgagcatggggtttgtagagcggcacaacttatcacttgtggctataccgtatgcctataagatccatactgtGGGTttagatgttcatcaatacccgtatggatacagtaagtttggtattagccacccacacttaccgtttacagttcatgataatgcctgggcaaggcattgatgttattcttgggatgaactggttgcaggtgtatggggtagtattggatatgaagagaagaagtgtagagttacaACTTctgtcttctgaggataggatgtctctcatcataccctcagaactggtcttacctattgctgcccatgctgaagccgttcctgatcttacctctattccagtagtatgtgagttcccagatgttttccctaaagatcttcctggattgccaccggaccatgaggtagaattctccattgagcttgagcctggtactactCCTATCTCCAGGCGTCCATACCACATGGCTCCGAGAGAactggcagaaatgaagaagcaactggaggagttgatggacaagggtttcatctgcccaagttcttcaccatggggttgcccagcgattttcatgaagaagaaggatgatactctgcggatgtgtgtggattaccgccccctcaatgcggtaatagttaagaacaagtatcccttgccctgcatagatactttgtttaatcagttagctggtgccaaggtgttctcgaagatagatctccgctcgagctaccatcagatcaagatcaggccacaagatataccatggacagctttttctactaggtatgggttgtatgagtacctagtgatgtctttcggtctcaccaatgccctagctttcttcatgtacctgatgaactcagtttttatgccggagctagataagtttgtggtagttttcattgatgacatcttaatctattccaagaatgaggaagagcatgcccatcACCTCTGGATAATACTGACTCggctaagggagcaccagctgtatgctaaattcagcaagtgcgagttttggcttgatcgagtgcagtttttgggacatgtgttgacaacTAAGGGCGTTTCTatggatcccagcaaggtgcaagatgtattagatttgtcgcagaaccgaccaatttataagaatacaagtataatggcaatccgcaagcggtcgcacggtcatacttgaacccatataaacccggtagtccgtcgagtaccgcgacgggtctcgataaacgatttacaacaaccaagatcgtacaggattcaacctacatgccacatattacataaagttcacagatacgtttcatcatcagagtacgaataaaagttattacaaaacaagtttgataaacaaagcggaagcaaataagtttgagataaaattttccaacatagtttaatacagtgccaaaccagatcacggtccacaaaagcaaagataggaattactaaggaagcctgcccacggcttactcctcatccacagcgggatagaagcaactcttgcaataaccatgatacacagtgccatctgcaacaatgggaaaataaaccctgagtacgagaaggtactcagctagacttacccgtcatgaaccagaaataaaatgactccaaggattatgcaaggctgtataagtggacgtaacttgacaacatttttgcgaaaaaggcaattaaccgttgtacagttgtgattcttttatcaagttaattataactatccatttctaggttagcaactatcctatgccaaacatgtggtatgttatttagaatcatacaatagtaaccatagcagatattgtaattccatattcatttgaaccatcatgtttcataacacagttactacgatgttggagctagccaagtttctcactatccaggagagacggcgattcgaatcgattttcaccagctgggaatttattcctaacacaaacccagatctaccagccacgatagtcttaggtcacctttggtacaactccggtacacatttcgcgggttcgtactgcgccgcacaatctggaacaccagatgccaggatgctcaggccaaacctgcccttgggctcagtctgatcgttccccggaaggagcgcacaacagaacgattcccggcctgagttgaattactcggcttcgcg
The sequence above is drawn from the Miscanthus floridulus cultivar M001 chromosome 15, ASM1932011v1, whole genome shotgun sequence genome and encodes:
- the LOC136507764 gene encoding uncharacterized protein, yielding MEVMVELLAARRESAVARQETAQALEIMAQAIAGLARGGPGGNGGNGGGARCPEGQSSYQDFLKTHPPTFTPSDDPLEAKHWLRTLEQKFRLVGVANEQKVHFASQQLLGSIGAWWETFLAIELSDHPATWQEFSTAFHEFFIPAGVIHPKVTEFMELRQGSRTGMEYVSQFNHLAQYAGSQVDTDDKKKDHFFHGLTPALQEKLYLGNYQTFRALMNAVIALEGFQQAS